A window of Sphaeramia orbicularis chromosome 8, fSphaOr1.1, whole genome shotgun sequence genomic DNA:
TTTTGCAGTTGTAAAGCATGATGTAGTCATTTTTGAAGTATGATGGATTAGAAATCTGAAGTGTTGTTGTGTGATAGGTTTGTATCTACAAAACAAATGGTGTTTGTTTGTCAGTCCATGATTATTTGTTGTTTTGGCAGGAATTTAGGTCCAATTTAACCTTCTAAGCTGAACTACAAACTGCCAGAaactcttcttttccttctcctccatTATTAAGTTCACTCTGTTACAGCTTGCCAGGCTTGGCATGCATGCTTACTGTATTACGTGTGCGTGCCAAGCCTTAAAATACActttaattggttgtaatcgagaATTAAAACTCTATAAAAAGCTGGTTAAAAATACAGCAGATCACACAGGCACATCATCCATCTGTAGATATACATGTTTGACAGGTTAGGTCAAATATGGATGTCCCACCCACTCGTGCACATTGTTACACTACTCCTCCCTGTTGCTTCTAGAAACCTCATTTGAGCCCTCACTGAGCTCTCCTCACTCTCCACCACCTATTCCTCTCCTGTCCTTCCCCATCCCCACTCCCCTCATCTAACAGCCTACCCTGGACGAACCCTAGGGGACTCTGCTacaggtgggtgtgggtgggcTTACCTGTGCATGGCACTACCTGAAGTGCTCGGCCCCTTCCTTTTCCCCCCTTCATTTGCCTTCATGTCTGTGAGTCATTTAGACAGTAAAGTGAACACTGTTCCAGCATGTGTCATTTGGATGAAGATCAATCTTTGTTACAACAAcaggtgtttttttaaataaaatatcacagaaaaataaataattaaaggcTGGAATGTGTTCCTCTGTGAAAGCTTCTGCGCACTGAATGCAATTTTATGGAGTACATGAATATAAATGGATGTGCTCTTTGTGCCATTGTGTTCAGTGTCATCATGAACATTTTCTCTGTTCACAAGCTTAAAAATCTAAGTAATTCAAGAAGGcttctctgggaaaactggccatGCTTCAATGATTTAACTGCAAAACTTCTCACCAAAACTCTTATTCTGAATTACAGAAGTGAATGGGAAGAAGTGCACACAAAAACTTATCTGGCAGCCCATTATCTGCAGTATTTATAGAGTGTAAAATGTGGAGGGGGTTGCATGTGTGTTTCTGGCTTAAGCAAATTGGAGGAGGTGACATTTGTAAAACAGCAGGGTGGGTGGTGTTATAAATTTCTCCTCTGTTTTTCCTATATGGAGCATTTTTATCAGATGGTGAATTCATTTGGACCAGTCCAGCAGAAATGACCTGCGCCCTACCACCCTGACAACATGTCCACTCACAGCACACGTCCGTCTGCTTTGAAACACACAGCTTGCTTTGAAAACCTCTCGAGTCTTACTCTACATGCTTTATTGTGCATCACTGAGAAATGGCTGTACCGTTTCACCGTGCTTTGTATTGTGCTATTAAATACGCCTGACAGCTTCTTCAATGCATTTTCTTTGCCTATCTTTTGGGGTTCTCCTTAAAAAACATTCTTCTGTCCCCTTGTAAACGAATGTGCTGTTGTGACATGTTTCCTGTCGTCTCTTGGAACTGAAGTATAGTTCATCCCAAAAACAATCCCAAGATAAATCTCAGATGGATTGTTGTTTTGGTTAAACTATTCTTTCATGAGACTAAAATAAGCTAAATCCGGCAGCACACATTTCTATCAACTTACAACAACTCAATTTCTGACATCTTTTCTTATCTGCAACAAGCAAAATTTTTAAAGATTTTGACATGTATTTGCTTTATTTGCTGTATAAAGTTTGGGATGAACTTGAGAGGTTCTTCGTCATCTTCAAGTAATCCTTCTCTGTATGATATTTCGGTTGTGTCTTACTGTCCAACAGATGGAGAGATTACCTCCAAGCCCATGGTGCTTTTCCTAGGACCATGGAGTGTAGGAAAGTCCTCCATGATCAATTACCTCCTGGGCTTAAATGACAGCCCCTATCAGCTCTACACAGGTATGTTGTATATATTCTTCAAAATGTAGTAATAAACAAATAGTGTATACCAGCACGTTAACCCGAGGGTTATTGATGAAGTCTACCAGGATTTTCAGCTGAATAGCCTCTTAGATGAAATTTGACATCATGGAAACGTGGCCCTAtggtttatctgttgctaggtaacccacttcaatgatgattttatgattctgggcatagcaacgtgattgtaaggctatagtattccAATAtttactaatatcttccaaaaatgttggtcctatcaacttgctgttttcacaaGTCGCtcccttgaccaaaaatacataagtatgccaaactgcagtagtcagctctttccagattttgtgtgatacctgagacacacagacagagtccacttctcTTTTTGTAATATAGAATGGTTTAATAAAGGCTGAGATTTCAGCTCAACACTAAGGCTAGGGATAAAGTGTCAGAAGTCCTAAAATACCATAATAAACCTACATCAGAAATGCAGCTGCTTATTTACATGTTATAGGAagtgtttttattaaagtttAGTGATATTTCTGACAACCTCCATTTATTTAACCATTTCCCTCAGTCTATATGCAGATCTATTTAAATTTTCTTCTATTATGTGCTTTATTTTTCAGTTGGCTCTCTTTGAAACACTCCTGCTAATATATCTTTCTTCACAACTTTGTTTTCAGGGGCTGAGCCTACTACCTCTGAGTTCACTGTAATTATGCATGGGGAGAAGATCCGTTCCGTTGAGGGTATTGTTATGGCAGCAGACAGCTCTCGTTCCTTTTCTCCCCTGGAAAAGTTTGGACAGAATTTCCTGGAAAAGCTGATAGGAATTGAGATGCCTCACAAGCTGCTGGAACGTGTGACCTTTGTAGATACACCTGGAATCATTGAGAATCGCAAGCAGCAGGagcgaggtaaaaaaaaaaaaaaaaaaacccacaacattTTACCTTCAGTTTATCGATCTAAAGAAACTGTAGTTCAAATATTAAGCGGCTAGGTGCAACTCAGCGTTTAGTCCTAACAGTGAATTTGTTCTCCTCTTTGATCCAGGCTATCCTTTCAATGATGTCTGCCAGTGGTTCATTGACCGTGCTGACCTGATTTTTGTGGTGTTTGACCCCACCAAACTGGATGTCGGCCTGGAGCTGGAGATGCTCTTCCGGCAGCTGAAGGGTCGTGAGTCTCAGATCCGCATCATCTTAAACAAGGCTGACAATCTGGCCACGCAGGATTTAATGAGAGTCTATGGAGCACTCTTTTGGAGCTTGGCTCCGTTGATCAACGTCACTGAACCCCCCCGTGTCTACGTCAGTTCATTCTGGCCCTACGACTACGCACCTGATACCAGCCGTGAGCTCTTCAAGCGGGAGGAGATCTCCCTCCTGGAAGATCTCAACCAGGTGATTGAAAACCGCATGGAGAACAAGATCGCCTTCATCCGTCAGCATGGCATCCGTGTGCGCATCCACGGGCTGCTGGTGGACCGCTATGTCCAAACCTTTAAAGAAAAGATGAGCTTCTTCAGTGACCCTGAGCTAGTCTTCAAAGAGATTGTGGATGATCCAGACAAGTTCTACATTTTCAAATCCATCCTAGCCAAGACCAATGTCAGCAAGTTTGATTTACCCAACCGTGATGCCTACCGAGACTTCTTTGGCATCAACCCCATCGCCAACTTCAAGCCCTTGTCAACTCAATGCTCCTACATGGGAGGCTGCCTGCTGGATAAGATTGAGAAGGCAATCACCACTGAGCTGCCTGCTCTTCTGAGTAGCATTAACTCTGGCAAGCAGCCTGGCTTGTCCTCCTGTGAGGCTACTGGCTGTGGTGAGAAGCCAAAG
This region includes:
- the srl gene encoding sarcalumenin isoform X3, producing the protein MKGTVSICCFISLLLLQATAEQEEEEDFISTLRDRSHIDETLRLATDEKAADYAAAIQKLRKIYHTSIKPMEQAYKYNELRQHEISDGEITSKPMVLFLGPWSVGKSSMINYLLGLNDSPYQLYTGAEPTTSEFTVIMHGEKIRSVEGIVMAADSSRSFSPLEKFGQNFLEKLIGIEMPHKLLERVTFVDTPGIIENRKQQERGYPFNDVCQWFIDRADLIFVVFDPTKLDVGLELEMLFRQLKGRESQIRIILNKADNLATQDLMRVYGALFWSLAPLINVTEPPRVYVSSFWPYDYAPDTSRELFKREEISLLEDLNQVIENRMENKIAFIRQHGIRVRIHGLLVDRYVQTFKEKMSFFSDPELVFKEIVDDPDKFYIFKSILAKTNVSKFDLPNRDAYRDFFGINPIANFKPLSTQCSYMGGCLLDKIEKAITTELPALLSSINSGKQPGLSSCEATGCGEKPKNRYRKN
- the srl gene encoding sarcalumenin isoform X2, translating into MKGTVSICCFISLLLLQATAEEEEDFISTLRDRSHIDETLRLATDEKAADYAAAIQKLRKIYHTSIKPMEQAYKYNELRQHEISAYPGRTLGDSATDGEITSKPMVLFLGPWSVGKSSMINYLLGLNDSPYQLYTGAEPTTSEFTVIMHGEKIRSVEGIVMAADSSRSFSPLEKFGQNFLEKLIGIEMPHKLLERVTFVDTPGIIENRKQQERGYPFNDVCQWFIDRADLIFVVFDPTKLDVGLELEMLFRQLKGRESQIRIILNKADNLATQDLMRVYGALFWSLAPLINVTEPPRVYVSSFWPYDYAPDTSRELFKREEISLLEDLNQVIENRMENKIAFIRQHGIRVRIHGLLVDRYVQTFKEKMSFFSDPELVFKEIVDDPDKFYIFKSILAKTNVSKFDLPNRDAYRDFFGINPIANFKPLSTQCSYMGGCLLDKIEKAITTELPALLSSINSGKQPGLSSCEATGCGEKPKNRYRKN
- the srl gene encoding sarcalumenin isoform X4; protein product: MKGTVSICCFISLLLLQATAEEEEDFISTLRDRSHIDETLRLATDEKAADYAAAIQKLRKIYHTSIKPMEQAYKYNELRQHEISDGEITSKPMVLFLGPWSVGKSSMINYLLGLNDSPYQLYTGAEPTTSEFTVIMHGEKIRSVEGIVMAADSSRSFSPLEKFGQNFLEKLIGIEMPHKLLERVTFVDTPGIIENRKQQERGYPFNDVCQWFIDRADLIFVVFDPTKLDVGLELEMLFRQLKGRESQIRIILNKADNLATQDLMRVYGALFWSLAPLINVTEPPRVYVSSFWPYDYAPDTSRELFKREEISLLEDLNQVIENRMENKIAFIRQHGIRVRIHGLLVDRYVQTFKEKMSFFSDPELVFKEIVDDPDKFYIFKSILAKTNVSKFDLPNRDAYRDFFGINPIANFKPLSTQCSYMGGCLLDKIEKAITTELPALLSSINSGKQPGLSSCEATGCGEKPKNRYRKN
- the srl gene encoding sarcalumenin isoform X1, with the protein product MKGTVSICCFISLLLLQATAEQEEEEDFISTLRDRSHIDETLRLATDEKAADYAAAIQKLRKIYHTSIKPMEQAYKYNELRQHEISAYPGRTLGDSATDGEITSKPMVLFLGPWSVGKSSMINYLLGLNDSPYQLYTGAEPTTSEFTVIMHGEKIRSVEGIVMAADSSRSFSPLEKFGQNFLEKLIGIEMPHKLLERVTFVDTPGIIENRKQQERGYPFNDVCQWFIDRADLIFVVFDPTKLDVGLELEMLFRQLKGRESQIRIILNKADNLATQDLMRVYGALFWSLAPLINVTEPPRVYVSSFWPYDYAPDTSRELFKREEISLLEDLNQVIENRMENKIAFIRQHGIRVRIHGLLVDRYVQTFKEKMSFFSDPELVFKEIVDDPDKFYIFKSILAKTNVSKFDLPNRDAYRDFFGINPIANFKPLSTQCSYMGGCLLDKIEKAITTELPALLSSINSGKQPGLSSCEATGCGEKPKNRYRKN